The proteins below come from a single Oenanthe melanoleuca isolate GR-GAL-2019-014 chromosome Z, OMel1.0, whole genome shotgun sequence genomic window:
- the LOC130265063 gene encoding E3 ubiquitin-protein ligase Topors-like, which produces MATGTDSNCPICQETWDDMASALPCRHQFCLGCILRWATTNPSCPLCRTLIETVRFSERGEQDYVQFVITSPAEPAETSSQPGRAPHHLDQNSLHGPVVSSAPSAQGTLIPAEQRPPEPEPVGGLLPEVWAGLFRQRQHLLEPVRPWLRRRLQGIFRDRWWLAEVAESSILRELCLHGPDAAILVLRLQHYLEERTAPLVRGLVGVIAGRCSKEAKRRLRSRDTEDDSGSSSSSCTASRDRTPDRGPAGSAVQEEAGTSQSSLQESHSCARPVPSPAERERPRRSRRGTGPCARGCVCSSPHPGQGTDPWPF; this is translated from the coding sequence ATGGccacagggacagacagcaaCTGCCCCATCTGCCAGGAGACTTGGGATGACATGGcttcagctctgccctgtcGCCACCAGTTCTGCCTGGGCTGCATTCTGCGGTGGGCCACAACGAACCCCTCGTGCCCACTCTGCAGAACACTGATAGAGACCGTCAGGTTTTCTGAGCGGGGCGAACAGGACTACGTACAGTTTGTCATCACCTCCCCTGCCGAGCCAGCAGAGaccagcagccagccagggaGAGCTCCCCATCACCTGGACCAGAACAGCCTCCATGGCCCTGTGGTGTCCTCGGCACCTTCTGCACAGGGGACGCTGatcccagctgagcagaggcCTCCGGAGCCGGAGCCTGTGGGTGGCCTCCTGCCCGAGGTGTGGGCAGGACTGTTCCGACAGCGACAGCACCTGCTGGAGCCCGTGCGGCCCTGGCTGCGCCGCAGGCTGCAGGGAATATTCCGGGACCGCTGGTGGCTGGCAGAGGTTGCGGAGAGCTCCATCCTGCGCGAGCTCTGCCTCCACGGCCCGGATGCGGCGATCCTGgtcctgaggctgcagcactACCTGGAGGAGCGCACGGCGCCGCTGGTTCGCGGCCTCGTCGGCGTCATCGCGGGCCGCTGCAGCAAGGAGGCCAAGCGGCGGCTGCGCTCCCGGGACACCGAGGACGACAgcggctccagcagctccagctgcaccgCCTCCCGGGACAGGACTCCTGACCGCGGCCCCGCAGGCTCCGCCGTGCAGGAGGAAGCTGGAACATCgcagagcagcctgcaggagagCCACAGCTGCGCCcgccctgtgcccagccccgcAGAGCGGGAGCGGCCCCGGAGGAGCCGGCGGGGGACAGGTCCCTGTGCCCGGGGCTGCGTCTGCAGCTCCCCCCATCCCGGGCAGGGCACGGACCCCTGGCCCTTTTAA